In one Cervus elaphus chromosome 9, mCerEla1.1, whole genome shotgun sequence genomic region, the following are encoded:
- the LOC122700716 gene encoding non-histone chromosomal protein HMG-14-like yields the protein MFVRLSRKLDEFDERITKSLACAHPAASVPQRKVTSSSGAGKEEPKRRPGRLSTKPTPAKVETKPKKATGKAESSDRKVQTKGGKGAQGKQVEMATQETKDLPASNEEAGNKESPASDGAGKKEVMCE from the exons ATGTTCGTCAGACTCAGTAGAAAACTGGATGAATTTGATGAGAGAATCACCAAAAGCCTAG CATGTGCCCACCCGGCTGCAAGTGTGCCCCAGAGGAAGGTCACCTCCTCGTCAGGGGCGGGGAAGGAGGAGCCCAAGAGGAGACCTGGGAGGCTGTCAACTAAGCCTACTCctgccaaagtggaaacaaagcCAAAGAAGGCAACAGGAAAGGCTGAATCTTCAGATAGAAAAGTGCAAACAAAAGGGGGAAAGGGAGCACAGGGAAAACAGGTGGAAATGGCCACCCAAGAGACTAAAGATTTACCTGCATCAAATGAAGAGGCTGGAAACAAGGAGAGCCCAGCCTCTGATGgagcaggaaagaaagaagttaTGTGTGAGTAA
- the ACP5 gene encoding tartrate-resistant acid phosphatase type 5, which produces MDMWTVLLILQASLVLPRAAAAAAATTPTPMLRFVAVGDWGGVPNAPFYTAREMANAKEIARTVQILGADFILSLGDNFYFSGVQDVNDKRFQETFEDVFSASPLRTVPWYVLAGNHDHLGNVSAQIAYSRVSKRWKFPSPYYRLRFKIPRSNVSVAIFMLDTVTLCGNSDDFASQQPERPRNLAMARTQLAWLKKQLAAAKEDYVLVAGHYPVWSIAEHGPTHCLVKQLLPLLTTHKVTAYLCGHDHNLQYLQDENGLGFVLSGAGNFMDPSKKHTRKVPSGYLRFHYGAENSLGGFAYVEISPKEMSITYIEASGKSLFKTRLPRRARSEHQHRRELRAGA; this is translated from the exons ATGGACATGTGGACGGTTCTGCTCATCCTGCAAGCCTCGCTGGTGCTCCCccgggctgctgctgctgctgccgccaccacccccacccccatgctgCGCTTCGTCGCCGTGGGTGACTGGGGAGGGGTCCCCAACGCCCCATTCTACACAGCCCGGGAAATGGCCAATGCCAAAGAGATTGCCAGGACAGTGCAGATCCTGGGCGCAGACTTCATTCTGTCCCTGGGAGACAATTTCTACTTCAGCGGTGTGCAGGATGTCAATGACAAGAGGTTTCAG GAGACCTTCGAGGATGTGTTCTCTGCCTCCCCGCTCCGCACCGTGCCCTGGTACGTGCTGGCTGGCAACCATGACCATCTGGGGAACGTCTCAGCCCAGATCGCCTACTCCAGGGTCTCCAAGCGCTG GAAGTTCCCCAGCCCTTACTACCGCCTGCGCTTCAAGATCCCCCGGTCCAACGTGTCCGTGGCCATCTTCATGCTGGACACCGTGACCCTGTGCGGCAACTCTGATGACTTTGCCAGCCAGCAGCCCGAGCGACCCCGCAACTTGGCGATGGCCCGCACGCAGCTGGCCTGGCTCAAGAAGCAGCTGGCAGCGGCCAAGGAGGACTACGTGCTGGTGGCCGGCCATTACCCTGTGTGGTCTATCGCCGAGCACGGGCCCACCCACTGCCTGGTCAAgcagctgctgccgctgctgacCACACACAAGGTCACCGCCTACCTGTGTGGCCACGACCACAACCTGCAG TACCTTCAGGATGAGAACGGCTTGGGCTTCGTGTTGAGCGGGGCCGGGAACTTCATGGACCCCTCGAAGAAACACACGCGCAAAGTCCCCAGTGGCTACCTGCGCTTCCACTACGGAGCCGAGAACTCACTGGGTGGCTTCGCCTACGTAGAGATCAGCCCCAAGGAGATGAGCATCACTTACATTGAAGCCTCAGGCAAGTCCCTCTTCAAGACCAGGTTGCCGAGGCGAGCCAGGTCCGAGCATCAGCACCGCCGGGAGCTCCGTGCTGGGGCCTGA